Proteins from a genomic interval of Lycium ferocissimum isolate CSIRO_LF1 chromosome 2, AGI_CSIRO_Lferr_CH_V1, whole genome shotgun sequence:
- the LOC132046981 gene encoding amino acid transporter AVT6A-like: MTIGSINPVKENKSRKSKQVVVDDQSPLLPKKHQEDGGFDEFNGASFSGAVFNLSTTIVGAGIMALPATMKVLGLIPGIIMIILMAFLTEASIELLIRFSRTSKSVSYGGLMGDAFGKYGKMLLQICILVNNIGVLVVYMIIIGDVLSGTTSSGTHHAGVLEGWFGVHWWNGRFFVLLVTTLGVFAPLACLKRIDSLRYTSALSVALAVVFLVVTVGITIFKLINGSILMPRLLPNFYDLTSFLKLFTVVPILVTAYICHYNVHSIENELEDSRQIRAVVQSALALCSSVYVLTSIFGFLLFGDATLDDVLANFDADLGIPFGSLLNDVVRVSYAAHLMLVFPIVFYPLRLNMDGLLFPSARPLTLDNSRFALISSGLIAVIFLGANFIPSIWDAFQFTGATAAVCIGFIFPAAVTLRDRYGIATKRDKMLCIFMIVLAVFSNLVAIYSDAYALIKKNSSPRE, encoded by the exons ATGACGATTGGAAGCATTAATCCTgtaaaagagaataaatcaaGAAAGAGCAAACAAGTAGTAGTTGATGACCAATCACCATTATTGCCTAAAAAGCATCAGGAAGATGGTGGATTCGATGAGTTCAATGGGGCTTCTTTTAGTGGAGCTGTATTTAATTTGTCGACCACAATCGTTGGTGCTGGAATTATGGCTTTACCTGCAACTATGAAGGTGTTGGGACTCATTCCTGGGATTATTATGATCATCTTGATGGCTTTCCTTACAGAAGCTTCAATTGAGTTGTTAATCAGGTTTAGTAGGACTTCGAAATCAGTTTCTTATGGAGGTCTTATGGGCGATGCTTTTGGAAAGTATGGGAAGATGTTGCTTCAAATATGTATACTAGTTAATAATATTGGTGTTCTTGTTGTATACATGATTATCATAG GTGACGTGCTTTCCGGAACAACTtcaagtggaacccaccatgcTGGTGTCCTGGAAGGTTGGTTCGGAGTTCATTGGTGGAATGGACGATTCTTCGTTCTTCTTGTCACCACCCTTGGCGTATTTGCACCATTAGCTTGCTTAAAGCGTATAG ATTCATTGAGATATACATCTGCATTATCAGTTGCCCTGGCTGTTGTATTTCTGGTCGTAACTGTGGGAATCACCATATTCAAGCTGATAAATGGATCCATTCTTATGCCCAGATTGCTTCCCAATTTTTATGATCTGACATCATTCCTCAAGCTCTTCACTGTCGTTCCTATACTAGTCACTGCATACATTTGTCACTATAATG TTCACTCGATAGAAAATGAACTTGAAGACAGCAGGCAGATCAGAGCAGTGGTGCAAAGCGCGCTAGCTCTTTGCTCAAGTGTGTATGTGTTGACAAGCATTTTTGGATTTCTCCTATTTGGCGATGCAACTCTTGATGATGTGCTTGCCAACTTCGATGCTGATCTTGGAATTCCATTTGGTTCCTTGCTTAATGATGTTGTGCGTGTCAGCTATGCTGCCCACCTGATGCTTGTCTTTCCCATTGTTTTCTACCCACTGAGGCTTAACATGGATGGCCTTCTCTTTCCTTCTGCAAGGCCTCTAACCCTCGATAATTCGAGGTTTGCATTAATCAGCAGTGGGCTCATTGCTGTCATCTTTTTGGGGGCAAATTTCATCCCGAGCATCTGGGATGCTTTCCAATTCACTGGGGCAACTGCTGCTGTTTGCATCGGGTTCATATTTCCTGCTGCTGTTACTCTTAG GGATCGGTATGGCATAGCAACTAAGAGGGACAAGATGTTGTGTATTTTTATGATTGTCCTTGCTGTCTTTTCAAACCTGGTGGCCATATATAGTGATGCCTATGCCTTGATTAAAAAGAATTCATCACCGCGTGAGTGA